The nucleotide sequence TAAAAATGCAGAATATGGTAAAGATACGTGTGTGTTTCCCGACCTATATTTGGCAGCGGAAAATTCTCCTGAAGCCCAGATTTGTCATAAATAATTGCCTGAAAACCCAAACGACGAACCCAGGAAACATCTTCTCTATACTTTGCGACAACTAAACATACTTCATTAAACAAGCAGTAACCTCTACCCCTTGAGACAAATGAGAAAATTGCGGCAACATTTTAGCGTATTCAATATGTCTTTTTGGAAAATCAAGTGCCGATTCCAGCCCCAGCGCCGCCCCCAAAACATCACCGTCCGCCGACCACCAGCCGTTACCGCTCCAGGGCACGTCGCGCAGCGCATACCCATGCGGCGCAAACCAATCATTTTCAATCTGGCGCATGTAGTCCCAACCACCAAAACCGGTGAAACCCACGCACAGACAACCGCAGGCCATGGCCTCAAGCGGCGGCAGGGGGCAGCCCTCGGGAAAGCCCGTGACCAAAAAGACATGGCAGGACCGCAGGGCCTTGGCCACGCCCGCGCGATCCAACCCGTGGATGGGTACCCACTCCACCGCCGTCTTGGGATTTCGCTCCTCGAAAATACGCCGGATCTGATCGGCCAGGGCTTTGTTCTTGCGGGGCATGAAAGCGATGCGCGGAGGGCCGGACGGCTTGGACTCGGATGGGCGGAACAGCCCGGTATCA is from Spartobacteria bacterium and encodes:
- a CDS encoding glycosyltransferase — its product is DTGLFRPSESKPSGPPRIAFMPRKNKALADQIRRIFEERNPKTAVEWVPIHGLDRAGVAKALRSCHVFLVTGFPEGCPLPPLEAMACGCLCVGFTGFGGWDYMRQIENDWFAPHGYALRDVPWSGNGWWSADGDVLGAALGLESALDFPKRHIEYAKMLPQFSHLSQGVEVTACLMKYV